One Desulfatiglans anilini DSM 4660 DNA window includes the following coding sequences:
- a CDS encoding 4Fe-4S dicluster domain-containing protein — MDGKAMLIDTTRCTGCRACQVACKSWNQNGADSPSNRGSHQNPGDLDGQTFKLVRFKERPAEAPNSAPVWYFFSDQCRHCLSPDCKDAIEGYVSGGVIQDLETGAVVYTEKARLAAFQDVRDVCPYDIPRRTADGRIVKCTFCIDRISNGLLPACAVACPTGAIRFGDRDEILRLGHARVDALKPACPKTRLLDEDYVRVIFVVVDDPQRYHENAVARVNHGLTRSLALRRILRSICSSSFWS; from the coding sequence ATGGATGGGAAGGCTATGCTGATCGATACGACCCGCTGCACCGGGTGCCGAGCCTGCCAGGTCGCCTGCAAGAGCTGGAACCAGAACGGCGCCGATAGCCCCTCAAACCGCGGCAGCCATCAAAACCCGGGCGACCTGGACGGCCAGACCTTCAAACTGGTGCGGTTCAAGGAGCGTCCGGCCGAGGCGCCCAACAGCGCGCCCGTCTGGTACTTCTTTTCGGACCAGTGCCGGCATTGCCTCTCACCGGACTGCAAGGACGCGATTGAAGGGTATGTCTCGGGCGGCGTGATCCAGGACCTGGAGACCGGCGCCGTGGTCTACACGGAAAAGGCCCGTCTGGCGGCATTCCAGGATGTCCGGGACGTCTGCCCCTACGACATCCCCCGCCGGACCGCCGACGGGCGCATCGTCAAGTGCACCTTCTGCATCGACCGCATCTCCAACGGCCTGCTCCCTGCTTGCGCCGTTGCCTGCCCCACGGGCGCGATCCGCTTCGGTGACCGGGACGAGATCCTTCGCCTGGGCCACGCACGCGTCGACGCCCTCAAACCGGCTTGCCCCAAGACCCGCCTCCTCGATGAAGACTACGTCCGCGTGATCTTCGTCGTCGTCGACGACCCTCAAAGATACCACGAAAACGCCGTCGCCCGAGTCAACCACGGCCTCACCCGCAGCCTCGCCCTCCGCCGCATCCTGCGGTCCATTTGTTCATCGTCCTTTTGGAGTTGA
- the fdnG gene encoding formate dehydrogenase-N subunit alpha yields the protein MDVTRRKFLQLSGTVAAGVAMGGRKALGSQQPASASADWPDRTAGTVATFSICPFCAVGCGVICHTDPQTGRVVYTEGDPEHPINAGALCAKGAALDQLAANERRLTRVLYRAPCSDHWETKDWDWALSTIARRIKKTRDDGFESVDPDGWTVNRCATIASVGSAALDNEECWIYQAMLRALGLVYIEHQARIUHSATVTALAESFGRGAMTNHWIDIRNSDCILIMGSNPAENHPVAFKWVEAARERGATVIHVDPRFTRTSSKADIYAPLRPGTDIAFLGGMIRFILSENRCFRDYVAHYTNAACLVSEKFAFHDGLFSGFDPRARAYDRSFWAYETDAGGAVRKDPSLSHPRTVFQLLKTHFARYTPEKVSAVTGTPREDLLRVYECVSATGRPDRAGTILYAMGWTQHTVGVQNIRAMSIIQLLLGNMGMAGGGVNALRGESNVQGSTDHGLLYGDWPGYLPVPRATMATLSDYLKENTPSSSDPLSANWWQNRPKYVVSFLKALFGEAATPENGFCYAWLPKLADNRTYTWLDLFDAMDRGELRGFFAWGQNPACSGADAGRTRAAMAKLDWMVSANLFETETAAFWKGPGMDPRTIRTEVFLLPCAASMEKEGSITNSGRWAQWRWKAQEPPGEARSDGDILTELFAAVRALYQSEGGVFPEPITHLAWDYRTDGRFDAHKVARGINGCFTSDATIQGEAFQKGDPVPSFVLLQEDGSTASGNWLYCQSYNADGNQMARRGREDPTGIGLYPQWAWSWPMNRRILYNRAAVDLQGRPWDRQRPVIRFAGASEGGRYVANQWEGDVPDGGWFPMQNPDGSSRADSRYPFIMRADGLGGIFGPGLLDGPFPEHYEPVEGPAAANLLNTQQVNPLLRACDFGGLRRPAADPRFPIVATTCRVAEHWQSGAMSRSMPWLLEAEPQMFVEMSRELAREKGIRNGEKVVVASARGSLEAVAMVTSRLRPFRVNGAEVHVVGLPWHYGWLWPHAGGDSANLLTPSAGDPNTRIPETKAFMVSLQRKDG from the coding sequence ATGGACGTAACGCGACGCAAGTTTCTGCAGTTGAGCGGGACTGTGGCGGCTGGAGTGGCGATGGGCGGCCGCAAGGCCTTGGGTTCGCAGCAGCCCGCATCCGCCTCCGCCGACTGGCCCGACCGGACTGCGGGAACGGTGGCGACCTTCAGCATCTGCCCCTTTTGCGCCGTTGGCTGCGGGGTGATCTGCCACACGGATCCTCAAACCGGCCGGGTGGTCTACACCGAAGGGGACCCCGAACACCCGATCAACGCGGGCGCGCTCTGCGCGAAAGGCGCCGCCCTCGACCAGTTGGCCGCGAACGAGCGCCGCCTGACCCGCGTCCTTTATCGGGCGCCCTGCAGCGACCACTGGGAGACGAAAGACTGGGACTGGGCGCTCTCCACGATCGCCCGGCGGATCAAGAAGACCCGCGACGACGGCTTCGAATCGGTCGACCCCGACGGCTGGACCGTGAACCGCTGCGCCACGATCGCCTCGGTCGGCAGCGCCGCGCTCGACAACGAGGAGTGCTGGATCTACCAGGCCATGCTCCGCGCCCTCGGCCTGGTCTACATCGAGCACCAGGCCCGAATCTGACACAGCGCCACGGTGACGGCTCTGGCAGAGTCGTTCGGACGAGGCGCCATGACGAACCACTGGATCGACATCCGCAACAGCGATTGCATCCTCATCATGGGGAGCAATCCGGCCGAAAACCATCCCGTCGCCTTCAAATGGGTCGAGGCCGCGCGCGAACGGGGCGCCACGGTGATCCACGTGGACCCGCGCTTCACCAGGACCTCCAGCAAGGCGGACATCTACGCCCCGCTCCGCCCCGGGACCGACATCGCCTTCCTCGGCGGCATGATCCGCTTCATCCTTTCCGAAAACCGCTGCTTCCGGGATTACGTCGCCCACTACACGAATGCCGCCTGCCTCGTCAGCGAAAAGTTCGCGTTCCACGACGGCCTTTTCAGCGGCTTCGACCCCCGCGCCCGCGCCTACGACCGGAGCTTCTGGGCCTACGAGACGGACGCGGGCGGCGCCGTCCGGAAGGACCCTTCGTTATCCCATCCGCGCACCGTCTTCCAGCTCCTGAAGACCCATTTCGCGCGCTACACGCCCGAGAAGGTGAGCGCCGTCACCGGTACCCCCCGAGAGGATCTGCTCCGCGTCTACGAATGCGTTTCCGCCACCGGCAGGCCGGACCGGGCCGGCACCATCCTCTATGCCATGGGCTGGACCCAGCACACGGTGGGGGTCCAGAACATCCGCGCCATGTCGATCATCCAGCTCCTCCTCGGCAACATGGGGATGGCAGGCGGCGGGGTGAACGCCCTGCGCGGGGAGTCGAACGTGCAGGGTTCCACGGACCACGGGCTGCTCTATGGCGACTGGCCGGGATACCTTCCGGTCCCCAGGGCCACCATGGCGACCCTCTCCGACTACCTGAAGGAGAACACGCCGTCCTCCTCCGATCCCCTCAGCGCCAACTGGTGGCAAAACCGCCCGAAATACGTGGTCAGCTTCCTGAAGGCCCTCTTCGGCGAGGCGGCCACCCCCGAAAACGGCTTCTGCTATGCCTGGCTTCCGAAGCTCGCCGACAACCGGACATACACCTGGCTCGACCTCTTCGACGCCATGGACCGGGGAGAACTCCGCGGGTTCTTTGCCTGGGGCCAGAACCCGGCCTGCAGCGGGGCGGATGCCGGCCGCACCCGCGCGGCCATGGCCAAGCTCGATTGGATGGTGTCGGCGAATCTCTTCGAGACCGAGACCGCCGCCTTCTGGAAAGGTCCGGGTATGGACCCGCGCACCATTCGAACCGAGGTGTTTCTGCTCCCCTGCGCGGCCTCGATGGAGAAGGAGGGGTCCATCACCAACAGCGGCCGCTGGGCCCAGTGGCGCTGGAAGGCCCAGGAGCCGCCCGGAGAGGCCCGCAGCGACGGGGATATCCTGACCGAGCTCTTCGCCGCTGTCCGTGCGCTCTACCAAAGCGAGGGCGGCGTCTTCCCCGAGCCCATCACCCATCTCGCCTGGGATTACCGGACCGACGGCCGTTTCGATGCCCACAAGGTGGCGCGCGGCATCAACGGCTGTTTCACCAGCGATGCAACGATCCAGGGCGAGGCCTTTCAAAAGGGCGACCCGGTGCCCTCCTTCGTACTCCTCCAGGAGGACGGCTCGACGGCAAGCGGCAACTGGCTCTACTGCCAGAGCTACAACGCCGACGGCAACCAGATGGCCCGCCGCGGCAGGGAAGACCCAACCGGCATCGGCCTCTATCCGCAGTGGGCCTGGTCCTGGCCCATGAACCGGCGGATCCTTTACAACCGCGCCGCCGTTGACCTGCAGGGCCGCCCCTGGGACCGGCAGCGGCCCGTCATCCGGTTTGCCGGGGCGAGTGAAGGGGGCCGCTACGTCGCCAATCAATGGGAGGGGGATGTGCCGGACGGCGGCTGGTTTCCCATGCAGAACCCCGACGGGTCGTCGCGTGCCGACAGCCGCTACCCGTTCATCATGCGCGCCGATGGCCTTGGGGGCATCTTCGGCCCCGGATTGCTGGACGGGCCCTTTCCCGAGCACTATGAACCGGTCGAAGGACCGGCCGCGGCCAACCTGCTAAACACTCAGCAGGTGAACCCTCTTCTGCGCGCCTGCGATTTCGGCGGGCTGCGGCGGCCGGCCGCCGATCCGCGCTTCCCGATCGTCGCCACCACCTGCCGGGTGGCCGAGCACTGGCAGAGCGGCGCCATGAGCCGCTCCATGCCCTGGCTCCTCGAGGCCGAGCCGCAGATGTTCGTCGAGATGAGCCGGGAACTCGCCCGGGAAAAGGGCATCCGCAATGGGGAAAAAGTGGTGGTGGCCTCGGCCCGCGGCTCGCTCGAGGCCGTCGCGATGGTGACCTCGCGCCTCCGGCCGTTCAGGGTGAACGGCGCCGAGGTCCATGTGGTGGGGCTGCCCTGGCACTATGGCTGGCTCTGGCCCCATGCCGGCGGAGACAGCGCCAACCTCCTCACCCCGTCGGCCGGGGATCCGAACACCCGCATCCCGGAGACCAAGGCCTTCATGGTGAGTCTGCAGCGAAAGGACGGTTGA